Part of the bacterium BMS3Abin11 genome, AAAGGTTATTTTCACGACATTTTGTTGCAATCTGTCAACCCTGAAACCACTATTCCGGAAAATTCCATGATCACCAGAACTGTAGTAAAAACTGCTATAGCTGTTGCTCTTTCAGCTACCGCTATGATCGGCCTGGCAGCCAATGCAGATAACGAGGAAATTGTTGAGCGCGTTAAACCTGTAGGTCAACTAATTATTACCAAAGATACGTCGCAAAAGGCTACCGATTCTGCCACAAAAGTCGCCACCATTGACTCAGCTCCTGTCACAGCAAGCAATGGCAAGGCCACCTACGACACCGCCTGCTTTGCCTGTCATGGTACCGGCGCTGCTGGAGCCCCTATAGTCGGTAAAAAGGATGCATGGGCAAGTCGCATAAGCCAGGGTAAAGATAAACTGTATTCACACGCTATAAACGGCTTTAAAGCTATGCCTGCCAAAGGTGGCAGGGCCTCTCTTAGCGATGAAGATGTCAAGGCTGTTGTTGATTATATGGTTGGGAAGTCAAGCTAAACATTGTTAGTCCTGTCCAAAATGCCGGTGATCCGTCATCGGTTTTTTATTTCCTAAAATAAGTCGGAGGTCCATAGACTAAAACCAGGATCACAGGGCCGTTGCGTTGACTCACTAAGACTTATTTTTGAATTTCCCCCAAACATCAAAGCGATCTTCTGTCCCATCCAGTAGATTCCGAATATTAGTTCTATGAGTAAATATCAACAGAGCCGCGCTTACCAGGGTAAAGATACCCAATGGTGAAGAAAAATCACTGGGATACCAGATGCCGGCAAACAAAGCAGCGACTACTCCGGATCCGATTGAGGCCAGTCCGACATAGCCCGTCAATAACAGAATAACCACCCAGCCAGCCAGTCCAGCCAGCAGGATCAATGGTGACAGTCCCAGTAAAACTCCTAACAAAGTTGCCACACCTTTGCCACCTTTGAAGCCGAAAAAGATTGGGTATAAATGACCGAAGAATGCCGCGAGTCCGCAGGCAACCTGTAACCATTCGACAGAGAGGATTGTTTGCGCCGATCCCGGCCAGGGAATGTTTGCGACCAGTATTACAGCTAGCAGGCCTTTCAGTATATCTATAATAAAAACACCCACAGCAAAACCCTTGCCACGTGCGCGTAATGCATTGGTAGCACCCGCACTCATACTGCCGACTGTGCGAATGTCGACACCGCCAAGCAGCTTACCGAGTATTAAAGCACCCATCAACGAACCGAGCAGGTAAGAGATGAATATTTTTAGTATAATTTCGATCATTCCAAGCTCTTATATATCATAGGCGAAGCATACACTGGCGGCAGCACCTGTGACCAGACCAAAAAAAAGGGGGGGGGGACAGTTCTGAATCACTTCCCTGAAGCTAGACCTGGCTCTCAGTTTTTTAAGAAAATAACGATTATGGAACTACCGAGAAACCCTACCCGCGCAGTCAATGTTGGCAGCGTCATTATTGGTGACAGCAATCCGTTTGCTGTACAGAGCATGTGTGCAACTCGCACACAGGACATTGATGCGACGGTTATACAGACTAATGACCTGCATCAGGCAGGAGCTAGCATCGTTCGCATTGCAGTTGATAATCGAAAAGATGCGGCAGCACTTGAGAAAATACGTGATCAAACCGAGGCCAATCTGTCGATAGACCTGCAGGAACACTACCGCATGGCTGAACTGGTTGCTCCACTGGTGCAGAAGATACGCTATAACCCCGGCCACCTCTACCATCATGAAAGAAAGAAACCCTGGCAGGATAAAGTACGGTATCTTATCGATATCGCAGGGAAAAACGATTGTGCGATAAGAGTTGGCGTTAATGCGGGTTCAGTAGATCCTGCGATAAAAGACCTGTTCCCAGCCGATGATTCAATATCGCCAATGCTGGTCAGTGCTGATGAACATTGCGAATTTCTCGATAATATCGGATTCACCCGTTACGTCGTTTCATTGAAAGACTCCGATCCAGACAAAGTGATAGAGGTTAATCAGCGCTTTGCTGTAATGCGGCCTGATATCCCCCTGCATCTCGGCGTCACCGAAGCAGGACTTCCGCCTGATGGTATTATAAAAACCCGTATTGCCTTCGAACAACTGATCAGCCAGGGCATAGGCGACACAATACGCGTTTCTCTGACCCTGCCCAATGCACGCAAAGCAGAAGAAATCAGCGCCGGCAATGAAATCCTGGCTGATATTGCCTCCGGTCGGGTGCGCAGTGTCGTTACCTTTGATCGTACACACCTCAACATCATTAGCTGCCCTAGCTGCTCGAGAGTAGAAAATGAGGCCTTTATTGACCTCGCCGAGGATGTCAAAAAGATGACGGAATATGCCATTAACTACCCATTCACTATAGCGGTCATGGGCTGCCGGGTGAATGGCCCGGGCGAAACAGATGATGCTGATCTCGGGCTGTGGTGTGGACCGCGTGCTGTCACACTGAAGAAAGGATCCCAAACACTCGGGCGATATTCTTATGATGAGATTTTGGGGCAACTGAAAGCTCAGCTGGATGAGCTTATTGCTTTGCACTCGGGTTAGGGGTCAGGTTGCACGCCGTTAACGGCGTGCGGCTTAACCCCCGTCGAAATTCTTAATTCCTTATTGACCTTACATCAGTGCCATGTTTCTCTCCACCTCTGATACTGCGATGGGCGCAAACGGTAACGTGCAATGTTTCCTTCATGAAGACTCATAACTTCCGTTTCCACCACCTCAATAAAGCGCGCACGATCCGCTTGCGGCACACTTTCTATTGCACGCTGCTTGATGAAGGTTGTTGCGGCCTTCTTATCCATACCGCTGCGAACGATCTCAGCAACAATCTCGGTCAACAACATACGATAGCGCAAGCGAAATGGATCTGGTTCTCCCAGCGATTGGCGAGCAGCTGAATAACGCTTGCACGAACGTTCATACGCCCAGACGAACAAATCACGCAGTAACTCGATTCGATTAAGTTCATAAACTCCTAGCATACCTTCTATATAGGCTCGCTCGGACACATCCACGAACGACAGCGGACTCAGATTCTCGCGGATCAGCGGCAGATTCGCGGCAAGTCGCGAAACACGTTTATTCACATCCTCAAATGGTTGTAAATAGGGAAAATGCACCATAGCGAAAAAGGCCTGTTCGAACGGGTCGGTGATTGCTGCAGCGGTGTCGAGAATTTGCTGGAAGCATTCATCGATCAATTGCGGCACTTCCAACGGATGGTAGACCGTCCCACCAATCCCAACGGCAATGGTACGCAAGCGCCCGCAAGCCTGCGGATCTCCGAGCAGGTTATCCGATAACAGGGCATGTAAGTTAAGAATAGTATAACGATTGAAACCGACCTCATCGGCCTGCTCGACTAACAACTCGATGGCGGCCTTGTGGTTCAGAATCATCTGCGCTTCCAGGGCATTTTTCCCTTCGGCGGCCTCTCCCAGTTCCAGTAGACGCTCGGTTTCGAGCAGCGAATAAGTGTTACCTTCCAGACGACTGGAGTTCCAGGACAGATCGATTAGCAAACGATTGAATATTTGTCGCACATACGTTCCCGCCGGGCGCAGGCTATCCGGCGAACGCCCAATCTCGAGAAGGTGCTGCCGTGTTTCCGCTGAAAGATAGTGTGTATCGTTGGGCCGGTAGTCATCGAGGAAAGCCCGGCTATACCCAACCGGACTCCGGTTCTGGATCGGCTCGCGAACTGCTTGTTTAATAGCCTTCCCCTCGGGCGTAACCGGGACATAGACCTCGCCACGCCCTTCCACCTTTGCATCGCCCGAAACGAGGCGGCCCTCACCAGTGATAACAGGCAGCCGATAGCGACTCCCCCGGCCACGGCCCTCGACAGCGAGCCGTTTCTGTTTGACCAGTAATGCCAGACGGCGCTGCAGCATACGGGGTGGAAGGTCAAATTCCAATCCATCACGAATGATCTTAACCTGTACCCCCTCAGGATGCGCCGCCACAATCGCCACTATGGCCTCAAGTTCTTGTTCGGGAATCTTTTTAGGCATGGCTTAGATTATATGACGCAAAAAGCATTATAGCGACATATAAACGCTTTATTTGTCGCTAATGATTCGTATTTGTCGCGAAAATAGCGTTAAAATGGGGGGGTAATAAAAGAAAGGGGTCTAATATTTTACTAGATATATGACACGCTCAATTCCTCGAATCTCCTTTTTCCATCCTCCGTCCTCAATTTCCTTTTTTATCCTGTTAATAGGATAGGATGCACTACCAACATTCGACAGTTCAAATCCTTTGGCAATATCATTATGGCCCCCTATATGCCGCCTGCCGCCTTGTCTGTAATCCAGTTAACATCAAGACTTATCCCGAACTTAAGCTCAGAGCTCGGTTTTGACAGAATCAGTTGCCATTTCGACACTTCATCGAGGGTTCACT contains:
- a CDS encoding fic/DOC family protein, with product MPKKIPEQELEAIVAIVAAHPEGVQVKIIRDGLEFDLPPRMLQRRLALLVKQKRLAVEGRGRGSRYRLPVITGEGRLVSGDAKVEGRGEVYVPVTPEGKAIKQAVREPIQNRSPVGYSRAFLDDYRPNDTHYLSAETRQHLLEIGRSPDSLRPAGTYVRQIFNRLLIDLSWNSSRLEGNTYSLLETERLLELGEAAEGKNALEAQMILNHKAAIELLVEQADEVGFNRYTILNLHALLSDNLLGDPQACGRLRTIAVGIGGTVYHPLEVPQLIDECFQQILDTAAAITDPFEQAFFAMVHFPYLQPFEDVNKRVSRLAANLPLIRENLSPLSFVDVSERAYIEGMLGVYELNRIELLRDLFVWAYERSCKRYSAARQSLGEPDPFRLRYRMLLTEIVAEIVRSGMDKKAATTFIKQRAIESVPQADRARFIEVVETEVMSLHEGNIARYRLRPSQYQRWRETWH
- a CDS encoding cytochrome c-555 precursor, with the protein product MITRTVVKTAIAVALSATAMIGLAANADNEEIVERVKPVGQLIITKDTSQKATDSATKVATIDSAPVTASNGKATYDTACFACHGTGAAGAPIVGKKDAWASRISQGKDKLYSHAINGFKAMPAKGGRASLSDEDVKAVVDYMVGKSS
- the ispG gene encoding 4-hydroxy-3-methylbut-2-en-1-yl diphosphate synthase gives rise to the protein MELPRNPTRAVNVGSVIIGDSNPFAVQSMCATRTQDIDATVIQTNDLHQAGASIVRIAVDNRKDAAALEKIRDQTEANLSIDLQEHYRMAELVAPLVQKIRYNPGHLYHHERKKPWQDKVRYLIDIAGKNDCAIRVGVNAGSVDPAIKDLFPADDSISPMLVSADEHCEFLDNIGFTRYVVSLKDSDPDKVIEVNQRFAVMRPDIPLHLGVTEAGLPPDGIIKTRIAFEQLISQGIGDTIRVSLTLPNARKAEEISAGNEILADIASGRVRSVVTFDRTHLNIISCPSCSRVENEAFIDLAEDVKKMTEYAINYPFTIAVMGCRVNGPGETDDADLGLWCGPRAVTLKKGSQTLGRYSYDEILGQLKAQLDELIALHSG
- the plsY gene encoding putative glycerol-3-phosphate acyltransferase codes for the protein MIEIILKIFISYLLGSLMGALILGKLLGGVDIRTVGSMSAGATNALRARGKGFAVGVFIIDILKGLLAVILVANIPWPGSAQTILSVEWLQVACGLAAFFGHLYPIFFGFKGGKGVATLLGVLLGLSPLILLAGLAGWVVILLLTGYVGLASIGSGVVAALFAGIWYPSDFSSPLGIFTLVSAALLIFTHRTNIRNLLDGTEDRFDVWGKFKNKS